In Primulina huaijiensis isolate GDHJ02 chromosome 16, ASM1229523v2, whole genome shotgun sequence, a single genomic region encodes these proteins:
- the LOC140962034 gene encoding uncharacterized protein yields MKPVVGIVVSNKMQKSVVVAVDRLFHHKLYNRYVKRTSKFMAHDEQEQCNIGDRVRLDPSRPLSKRKHWVVAEILKKAKIYVPPSLRKVESGPDGPSSSAS; encoded by the exons ATGAAGCCGGTGGTGGGGATAGTCGTCTCAAACAAAATGCAGAAATCGGTGGTGGTGGCAGTGGATCGGCTCTTCCACCATAAGCTGTACAACCGATACGTGAAGCGCACTTCCAAATTTATGGCACACGACGAGCAAGAACAATGCAACATCGGCGATCGT GTGAGGTTGGATCCTTCGAGGCCGCTTAGCAAGCGGAAGCATTGGGTGGTGGCTGAGATTCTtaagaaagctaagatatatgTGCCGCCGTCCCTTAGAAAGGTCGAGAGTGGACCTGATGGTCCGAGCAGCAGTGCCTCATGA
- the LOC140962033 gene encoding pentatricopeptide repeat-containing protein At4g31070, mitochondrial has protein sequence MLRQREYYHFEYVKRLISTTQGAATSAHRPDIAIKRLVSEGLYSQALSFYKQHVHPFESSSHTAFVFPSIAKACAHSQIHQSLGLQVHCNVIKNGFDSEFTVSNSIMSMYCKFLGMENARRVFDEMLSRDTVSWNGVINGYIQNGLFSEALKMFLEMYAHGFVPKPELIASVVSACVKSENWRLGRAMHALVLLDERIEKSVFVSTALLDFYWRFDDSNMAFLIFDKMEEKNVVSWTSMISGCIDACDYFTGFMYFRAMQVQHMKPNRVTLITILPACADLDSILLGKEIHGYAIRHDFDSDPHLSSTLLHMYCESGEGLKLGKLIFEKSGKDNIVMWSAIISGYSHRKDSAREAIRLFNEMQKIGILPNNVTILAVISACANLASLLDGFVVHGCSLKLGLGTNLFIQNSLINMYSKCGDLKDSVKVFDEMATKDCVSWSALIHAYGLYGYADEALQVFDEMRESGIKADEVIYLAILSTCNNAGLVDEGQMVFDRALKDADVSLTMEHYACYIDLLGRAGKLENACDVVDRMPMAPSPRIWSSLVFACKLHGKLDIAESLACKLVSVQLDNPANHTLFSMVYAETGKWTGMEEVRRYMKERKLRKSCSFSKILLG, from the coding sequence ATGTTGAGACAAAGGGAATACTACCACTTCGAATACGTCAAACGTTTGATTTCAACGACTCAAGGCGCCGCAACATCTGCTCACAGGCCCGACATTGCAATCAAGCGCTTGGTCTCGGAAGGACTGTACAGCCAAGCCCTTTCATTCTACAAACAACACGTCCACCCGTTTGAATCAAGCTCACACACAGCCTTCGTTTTTCCATCCATCGCCAAAGCTTGTGCTCATTCCCAAATTCACCAATCTTTGGGTCTTCAGGTCCACTGCAACGTCATAAAAAATGGGTTTGATTCAGAATTTACTGTATCGAATTCCATTATGTCAATGTATTGTAAGTTTTTGGGTATGGAGAATGCGCGGAGGGTGTTCGATGAAATGCTCAGTAGAGATACCGTTTCTTGGAATGGGGTGATTAATGGATATATTCAAAATGGGCTCTTTTCCGAGGCATTGAAGATGTTCTTGGAAATGTATGCGCATGGTTTTGTGCCCAAGCCTGAGCTGATTGCTAGTGTTGTTTCTGCATGTGTTAAGAGTGAAAATTGGAGGCTAGGAAGGGCTATGCATGCTCTTGTGTTACTTGATGAGAGAATAGAGAAGTCAGTTTTTGTTTCCACTGCATTGCTGGATTTCTATTGGAGGTTTGATGATTCGAATATGGCATTTCTTATTTTCGATAAGATGGAAGAAAAAAATGTGGTCTCTTGGACTTCTATGATTTCGGGATGCATCGATGCTTGTGACTATTTCACCGGATTCATGTATTTCCGTGCTATGCAAGTTCAACATATGAAGCCCAACAGAGTGACATTGATTACCATTTTACCGGCATGTGCAGATTTAGACTCAATATTGCTCGGCAAGGAGATTCATGGTTACGCTATACGCCATGATTTTGATTCTGATCCACACTTATCATCAACTCTATTGCATATGTACTGTGAATCTGGGGAGGGATTGAAGCTTGGGAAGCTCATATTTGAAAAATCGGGTAAAGATAATATTGTCATGTGGAGTGCGATCATCTCAGGCTATTCTCACAGAAAGGATAGTGCTAGAGAAGCTATAAGGCTATTTAATGAAATGCAAAAGATTGGGATTCTACCAAATAATGTTACCATATTGGCCGTTATTTCTGCATGTGCTAATCTAGCATCCTTACTAGATGGCTTTGTAGTCCATGGTTGCTCTTTGAAACTGGGTTTGGGTACCAACTTGTTCATTCAAAACTCTCTTATTAACATGTATTCCAAGTGCGGTGATCTTAAAGATTCTGTAAAAGTGTTTGATGAAATGGCGACTAAGGATTGTGTTTCTTGGAGTGCTCTAATTCATGCGTATGGACTTTATGGCTATGCAGATGAAGCTCTGCAAGTCTTTGATGAGATGCGAGAGAGTGGAATAAAGGCTGATGAAGTGATATATCTTGCCATTTTATCCACTTGTAACAATGCTGGACTTGTAGATGAAGGCCAAATGGTTTTTGATCGAGCcttaaaagatgcagatgtgtCCTTGACGATGGAGCATTATGCTTGTTATATTGATCTTCTTGGAAGAGCTGGTAAGCTTGAAAATGCATGTGACGTTGTTGATAGAATGCCAATGGCGCCTAGCCCAAGGATTTGGAGTTCATTGGTTTTTGCATGTAAACTTCATGGAAAATTGGATATTGCAGAATCATTAGCTTGTAAACTAGTTAGTGTTCAACTTGATAATCCTGCTAATCATACTTTGTTTAGTATGGTGTATGCGGAAACTGGTAAGTGGACTGGGATGGAAGAAGTGAGAAGATACATGAAGGAAAGGAAGTTGAGGAAAAGCTGTAGCTTTAGCAAAATTTTGTTAGGATAA